One window of the Pseudofrankia sp. DC12 genome contains the following:
- a CDS encoding transposase, whose translation MLPHVTIPPSFAVLLEYFRPCFTAPSFATFRMLATGLVAAPGRRTVVGMLVGAGRHRDTPHHRAHYFFAKAAWTLDEVGDTLARLVVGLLTGPGPITVVVDDTLFHRAGRKVFAAGWFHDGAAKGETPVGFGNNWVIVGVVLRGTVFARPICLPVYACLVVKGTMSGSRLWLAARAAARLARLFPDRQVHVVADSAYAGGELKSLPRNVTWTTRPRADAALFAPAPPRTGRRGRPRVKGDRLATITQLAATADFRPTTVTRYGRVHTVDVAVTVCLWYSVFGPRLVQLVLVREPGRPLLALISTDLFSRPATIAERYAARWAVEVAIADAKQLFGVGQTHTRTAQAVRHAVPFALLAQTLTLTWYLTAGHHDSDVADATARAPWYTTKTTVSTADALGKLRRVLITARFRPADPVTPTAAEIHTLHLAWDTTEHGLAA comes from the coding sequence ATGCTCCCGCACGTCACGATACCGCCGTCGTTCGCCGTCCTGCTGGAGTACTTCCGGCCGTGTTTCACCGCGCCGAGCTTCGCCACGTTCCGGATGCTGGCGACCGGGCTGGTCGCCGCGCCCGGGCGGCGCACCGTCGTCGGGATGCTCGTCGGCGCCGGCCGCCATCGGGACACCCCGCACCACCGGGCCCACTACTTCTTCGCGAAGGCCGCCTGGACGCTCGACGAGGTCGGCGACACGCTGGCCCGTCTCGTCGTCGGTCTGCTCACCGGCCCCGGGCCGATAACCGTCGTCGTCGATGACACCCTTTTCCACCGCGCCGGGCGGAAGGTCTTCGCCGCGGGCTGGTTCCACGACGGCGCCGCGAAGGGCGAGACGCCGGTCGGCTTCGGCAACAACTGGGTCATCGTCGGTGTCGTCCTGCGCGGCACGGTCTTCGCGCGGCCGATCTGCCTGCCGGTCTACGCGTGCCTGGTTGTCAAGGGCACCATGTCCGGCTCCCGGCTGTGGCTCGCCGCCCGCGCCGCGGCCCGGCTCGCCCGCCTGTTCCCGGACCGCCAGGTCCACGTCGTGGCGGACTCCGCCTACGCCGGCGGCGAGCTGAAGTCCCTGCCACGCAACGTGACCTGGACGACTCGACCGCGTGCCGACGCCGCCCTGTTCGCGCCGGCCCCGCCGCGCACCGGCCGCCGAGGCCGCCCCCGCGTCAAGGGCGACCGGCTCGCCACGATCACCCAGCTCGCCGCCACCGCCGACTTCCGCCCGACCACCGTCACCCGCTACGGCCGCGTCCACACCGTCGACGTCGCGGTGACCGTCTGCCTGTGGTACTCGGTGTTCGGCCCCCGCCTCGTCCAGCTCGTGCTCGTCCGCGAACCCGGCCGCCCGCTGCTCGCCCTGATCAGCACGGACCTGTTCAGCCGCCCCGCCACGATCGCCGAGCGGTACGCCGCCCGCTGGGCGGTCGAGGTCGCGATCGCCGACGCCAAGCAGCTCTTCGGCGTCGGACAGACCCACACCCGCACCGCGCAGGCCGTGCGGCACGCGGTCCCGTTCGCCCTGCTCGCCCAGACCCTCACCCTGACCTGGTACCTCACCGCCGGCCACCACGACTCCGACGTCGCCGACGCCACCGCCCGCGCACCCTGGTACACGACCAAGACGACCGTCTCGACCGCCGACGCCCTCGGCAAGCTACGCCGCGTCCTGATCACCGCGCGTTTTCGCCCAGCTGACCCCGTCACGCCCACCGCCGCGGAAATCCACACCCTCCACCTGGCCTGGGACACCACCGAGCACGGCCTCGCGGCCTGA
- a CDS encoding Tn3 family transposase → MASIDRTAYPRFKRVVSARELAEAFTPAADEVGWARSKTATEQHFLALVVLLKCYQRLGYFPKLADVPAAVVDYVRSKLELAEAVEAVHESDRTLWRHRDFVRTRMGVKYTPAKVRAVAEAAIRKAVQSKDNPADLINVALDELVRQSCELPGYTTLDAMSALIRTEVNGGTFTAVAARPDRMQRARLERLLWVDPATRRSELDRLKDSAQAATLGKLKDRLVYLARLDALGPTGEWLEGIPPGKIAHFAGEARVTDAADMRKVLNEDKRLTLLISLVHECRTAARDEVVTMFCKRMAALHKKGRERLEEIQAANRAEAERLIGVIGEVLAAAREATTPADPATGEVPGAGVEERAGRLVLKALEDAGGIDELATAAEAVSAYHGNNYLPLLERFYRSHRPVLFTLVDAIELEATSADGSVLDAVEFIRANRDRRSDWIPETTTVEEDGQSTTVSVKVDAFASDAWKKVLRERQRPGMLARRHLEVCVFSYLAAELRSGDVAVVGSDSYANLHAQLMTWDECRPLAADFCAQAGIPAEAAELVAYYRDELVRTASQVDAGYPANTDLVLDGDRPVLKRRKGADRRPSAIVLETAIHQRLPERSLLDILTRTAYLTGWHRHFGPASGSDPKIRDTLGRYVTTTYAYGTNLGAAEVARHTRGKVSAHEIYTAGNKHSDPGKVYRGSTDVINEFAKLDVAGIWGDGQVVAVDGSQVDTWENNLLAESHIRYGGYGGIAMRHVADSYIALFSHFIPCGVWEAIYIIEGLLRNESDVQPDTVHADTQGQSLPVFGLSALLGFELLPRIRNWHDLIFYRPDGRTRYQHIDTLFGDNAIDWDLIAKHWTDLLRTAISIREGRVSSVTLLRRLGNHSRKNRLYRAFRELGRVIRTITLLRYLSEPELREQITAITNKAEAFHGYSDWLMVGGKLIGHNDPEHQELVVKFNELMANCAIYSTALDITDAANALAAEGHPVDHDDLATITPYITHTIRRLGDLVLDLDPPDTVPTTRLDLEPRALFPSGPAA, encoded by the coding sequence TTGGCGTCGATTGATCGGACCGCGTATCCGCGGTTCAAGCGGGTGGTGTCGGCGCGGGAGCTAGCGGAGGCGTTCACGCCCGCCGCGGACGAGGTCGGGTGGGCTCGGTCGAAGACCGCTACCGAGCAGCACTTCCTGGCGCTGGTGGTGCTGCTGAAGTGCTACCAGCGGCTGGGGTACTTCCCGAAGCTGGCCGACGTGCCGGCGGCGGTGGTCGACTACGTGCGCAGCAAGCTGGAGCTGGCCGAGGCCGTGGAGGCCGTGCACGAGTCGGACCGGACGCTGTGGCGGCACCGGGACTTCGTGCGCACGCGGATGGGCGTGAAGTACACGCCGGCCAAGGTGCGGGCGGTGGCCGAGGCAGCGATCCGCAAGGCGGTGCAGTCCAAGGACAACCCGGCAGATCTGATCAACGTGGCGTTGGACGAGCTGGTGCGGCAGAGCTGCGAGCTGCCCGGCTACACGACGCTGGACGCGATGTCCGCCTTGATCCGCACCGAGGTCAACGGCGGCACGTTCACCGCGGTGGCGGCCCGGCCGGACCGGATGCAGCGGGCACGGTTGGAGCGGCTGCTGTGGGTCGACCCGGCGACCCGGCGCAGCGAGTTGGACCGGTTGAAGGACTCGGCGCAGGCGGCAACGCTGGGCAAGCTCAAGGACCGCCTGGTGTATCTGGCCAGGTTGGACGCGCTGGGGCCGACTGGAGAGTGGCTGGAGGGCATCCCGCCGGGCAAGATCGCACACTTCGCCGGCGAGGCGCGGGTGACCGACGCCGCGGACATGCGCAAGGTGCTCAACGAGGACAAGCGACTGACGCTGCTGATCAGCCTCGTGCACGAGTGCCGCACGGCGGCGCGGGACGAGGTGGTGACCATGTTCTGCAAGCGCATGGCCGCCCTGCACAAAAAGGGCCGGGAGCGGCTGGAGGAGATCCAGGCGGCCAACCGCGCGGAGGCCGAGCGGCTGATCGGCGTGATCGGCGAGGTGTTGGCCGCGGCCCGCGAGGCCACCACGCCCGCCGACCCCGCCACCGGGGAGGTGCCCGGCGCTGGGGTCGAGGAACGGGCGGGCCGGCTGGTGCTCAAGGCGCTGGAGGACGCCGGCGGGATCGACGAGCTGGCCACCGCGGCCGAGGCGGTGTCGGCGTATCACGGCAACAACTACCTGCCGCTGTTGGAGCGGTTCTACCGCTCGCACCGGCCGGTGCTGTTCACCCTGGTCGACGCAATCGAGCTGGAGGCGACCAGCGCGGACGGATCGGTGTTGGACGCGGTGGAGTTCATCCGCGCCAACCGGGACCGGCGCAGCGACTGGATACCGGAGACGACCACAGTCGAGGAGGACGGCCAGTCCACCACGGTCAGCGTGAAGGTGGACGCTTTCGCCAGCGATGCGTGGAAGAAGGTGCTTCGGGAGCGGCAGCGGCCGGGGATGCTGGCTCGTCGGCACCTGGAGGTCTGCGTGTTCTCCTACCTGGCCGCTGAGCTGCGGTCCGGGGACGTCGCGGTGGTGGGCTCGGACTCCTACGCCAACCTGCACGCCCAGCTCATGACCTGGGACGAGTGCCGGCCGCTGGCCGCGGACTTCTGCGCCCAGGCCGGTATCCCGGCTGAGGCGGCCGAGCTGGTGGCGTACTACCGGGACGAGCTGGTGCGCACCGCGTCGCAGGTCGACGCCGGGTATCCGGCGAACACCGATCTGGTGCTGGACGGTGACAGGCCGGTGCTCAAGCGCCGCAAGGGGGCCGACCGGCGGCCCTCGGCGATCGTCTTGGAGACGGCGATTCACCAGCGACTCCCGGAACGCAGCCTGCTGGACATCCTCACCCGTACGGCCTATCTGACCGGCTGGCACCGGCACTTCGGGCCGGCGTCGGGGTCGGACCCGAAGATCCGCGACACCCTGGGCCGTTACGTCACCACGACCTATGCGTACGGCACCAACCTCGGCGCCGCCGAGGTCGCCCGGCACACGCGCGGGAAGGTGTCCGCGCACGAGATCTACACCGCCGGCAACAAGCACTCCGACCCCGGCAAGGTGTACCGGGGCTCCACAGATGTGATCAACGAGTTCGCCAAGCTGGACGTGGCCGGGATCTGGGGCGACGGCCAGGTGGTCGCGGTCGACGGGTCGCAGGTGGACACCTGGGAGAACAACCTGCTGGCCGAGTCGCACATCCGCTACGGCGGCTACGGCGGGATCGCGATGCGGCACGTGGCCGACTCCTACATCGCGCTGTTCTCCCACTTCATCCCGTGCGGGGTGTGGGAGGCGATCTACATCATCGAGGGCCTGCTGCGCAACGAGTCCGACGTTCAACCGGACACCGTCCACGCCGACACCCAGGGCCAGTCGCTGCCGGTGTTCGGCCTGTCCGCTTTGTTGGGGTTCGAGCTGCTGCCACGCATCCGCAACTGGCACGACCTGATCTTCTACCGGCCCGACGGTCGGACCCGCTACCAGCACATCGACACGCTGTTCGGCGACAACGCCATCGACTGGGACCTGATCGCCAAGCACTGGACCGACCTGCTGCGCACCGCGATCTCCATCCGCGAGGGCCGGGTGTCCTCGGTGACCCTGCTGCGCCGGCTCGGGAACCACTCGCGCAAGAACCGCCTGTACCGGGCGTTCCGGGAGCTGGGCCGGGTGATCCGCACGATCACCTTGCTGCGCTACCTGTCCGAGCCGGAGTTACGGGAGCAGATCACCGCGATCACCAACAAGGCCGAGGCGTTCCACGGCTACTCGGACTGGCTGATGGTCGGCGGGAAACTGATCGGCCACAACGACCCCGAACACCAGGAACTGGTGGTCAAGTTCAACGAGCTGATGGCCAACTGCGCGATCTACTCCACAGCGCTCGACATCACCGACGCCGCGAACGCCCTGGCCGCCGAGGGCCACCCGGTCGACCACGACGACCTGGCCACCATCACCCCCTACATCACCCACACCATCCGCCGCCTCGGAGACCTGGTGCTCGACCTCGACCCGCCCGACACGGTGCCGACCACCCGGCTGGACCTCGAACCTCGCGCCCTGTTCCCGAGCGGACCGGCCGCCTGA
- a CDS encoding site-specific integrase: MVVERWGPAAPATFNRNLDALRSAAGYWRDQGWIVGDPTRAIRRRGRAPDRTRALSRATVEELLGREDIGLRERVLWRMLYETARASEVLALDVDELDLRNRCAKVRRKGNAVDIIVWRTGTVCLLPRLLKGRPAGPVRRARLALPPADLDPISGRARLSYRRAAELFTAAAGGATLHQLRHSALTHAAEDGANTSTLLSYSGHTSVASLARYARVSPEALARWQAGRDPAARRR, encoded by the coding sequence GTGGTTGTCGAGCGGTGGGGGCCGGCGGCGCCAGCGACGTTCAACCGCAACCTGGACGCGCTGCGCTCGGCGGCGGGCTACTGGCGCGACCAGGGCTGGATCGTCGGCGACCCGACCCGGGCGATCCGCCGCCGCGGTCGCGCACCCGACCGGACCCGGGCGCTGTCGCGCGCGACCGTCGAGGAACTGCTCGGCCGGGAGGACATCGGTCTGCGGGAGCGAGTGCTGTGGCGGATGTTGTACGAGACCGCCCGCGCCTCCGAGGTCCTGGCCCTCGATGTCGACGAGCTCGACCTGCGCAACCGGTGCGCCAAGGTCCGCCGCAAGGGCAACGCCGTCGACATCATCGTCTGGCGGACCGGCACCGTCTGCCTGCTGCCACGGCTGCTCAAGGGACGGCCGGCCGGGCCGGTCCGGCGCGCCCGCCTCGCGCTCCCGCCGGCCGACCTCGACCCGATCAGCGGCCGGGCCCGGCTGTCCTACCGCCGCGCGGCGGAGCTGTTCACCGCGGCGGCCGGCGGGGCGACGCTGCACCAGCTGCGCCACTCGGCGCTCACGCACGCCGCCGAGGACGGCGCGAACACCTCGACGCTGCTGTCCTACTCCGGGCACACCTCGGTCGCCTCGCTGGCCCGCTACGCCCGGGTGTCACCGGAGGCCCTGGCCCGCTGGCAGGCCGGCCGCGATCCAGCAGCCCGCCGCCGCTGA
- a CDS encoding ABC transporter permease: MTWLSVTHGLLAGGPEAANGMTFLILFLPYVSSGFVPTSTMPGPLRAFADHQPLTPVINTVRGLLVRGHAAHGTAAVALVWCTGILVASYAAATALFRRRTAR, from the coding sequence ATGACCTGGCTGTCGGTCACGCACGGCCTGCTCGCCGGCGGGCCCGAGGCGGCGAACGGCATGACGTTCCTTATCCTGTTCCTGCCGTACGTGAGCAGCGGGTTCGTGCCGACGAGCACGATGCCCGGCCCGTTGCGGGCGTTCGCCGACCACCAGCCGCTCACCCCGGTCATCAACACCGTCCGCGGCCTGCTCGTGCGCGGCCACGCCGCCCACGGCACGGCGGCCGTCGCGCTCGTCTGGTGCACCGGCATCCTGGTGGCCAGCTACGCCGCCGCCACGGCGCTGTTCCGCCGCCGCACGGCCCGCTAG